A genomic window from Streptomyces sp. NBC_01429 includes:
- the tadA gene encoding tRNA adenosine(34) deaminase TadA translates to MRLALDQAARAARTGDVPVGAVVLSPHGTVLASAHNEREATGDPTAHAEVLALRRAAEKLGEWRLTGCTLVVTLEPCTMCAGALVQSRVDRVVFGALDEKAGAAGSLWDVVRDRRLNHRPEVIHGVLAEECAALLTTFFRDR, encoded by the coding sequence ATGCGCCTTGCCCTGGACCAGGCCGCGCGGGCGGCCCGGACAGGCGACGTACCGGTCGGCGCCGTCGTGCTGTCCCCGCACGGCACGGTCCTCGCTTCGGCCCACAACGAACGCGAGGCCACCGGCGACCCCACCGCCCACGCCGAGGTCCTCGCCCTCCGCCGCGCCGCCGAAAAGCTCGGCGAATGGCGCCTCACGGGCTGCACCCTGGTGGTCACCCTGGAACCCTGCACGATGTGCGCCGGCGCCCTCGTGCAGTCCCGGGTGGACCGCGTGGTCTTCGGCGCCCTGGACGAGAAGGCCGGCGCGGCCGGCTCGCTCTGGGACGTCGTACGCGACCGCCGGCTCAACCACCGGCCCGAAGTGATCCACGGAGTACTCGCCGAGGAGTGCGCCGCCCTCCTGACGACCTTCTTCCGCGACCGCTGA
- a CDS encoding tRNA adenosine deaminase-associated protein — protein MYFAALLARTEDGWEASDTDLDDVETLSDLTDLAREASVDEETVLVFIEQEDSWFGILRVEGEEDPRIYVSDAASAARSSYGEILIDELLGGDEDDPADDLDALDLDGTEDGEPDERDETYDNDNSDDNDDDNGVTDGETAPAGPVGDRGILTDLGLSEADLLALRSDAMAEIAEALGAAEVLETVR, from the coding sequence GTGTACTTCGCCGCACTGCTCGCGCGCACCGAAGACGGATGGGAAGCGAGCGATACAGATCTCGACGACGTGGAGACCTTGTCGGACCTGACCGACCTGGCCCGCGAAGCCTCGGTGGACGAGGAAACGGTTCTCGTCTTCATCGAGCAGGAGGACTCCTGGTTCGGCATCCTCCGTGTGGAGGGTGAGGAGGACCCCCGGATCTACGTCTCCGACGCGGCCTCGGCCGCCCGCTCCTCGTACGGGGAGATCCTCATTGACGAACTGCTCGGCGGGGACGAGGACGACCCGGCCGACGACCTGGACGCGCTGGACCTCGACGGTACGGAGGACGGCGAACCGGACGAGCGAGACGAGACCTATGACAACGACAACAGCGACGACAACGACGACGACAACGGCGTGACGGACGGCGAGACCGCGCCCGCGGGACCCGTCGGGGACCGTGGCATCCTCACCGATCTCGGACTCTCCGAGGCGGACCTGCTGGCTCTGCGGTCCGACGCGATGGCCGAGATCGCGGAGGCCCTGGGCGCCGCCGAGGTGCTGGAAACGGTCCGTTAG
- a CDS encoding LytR C-terminal domain-containing protein, with the protein MSMLTPPGMGGKYRITGSKYPKMRRPRNRRRIVLAAVTAVAALGLAGWGTAQLIDVFSGDGGKSTTTAGHEPGCEPTASASPATPVKALPRPGQITVNVYNATTRGGLAKTTADELEKRGFVIGKVGNAPETYDKKVPGSGILLGAPTASDSALTVLGTQLKGATPKTDTRKSKDVDLIIGTAFKALNVQKDADQALATLSAPAKPSSTCGDKQHRTAQR; encoded by the coding sequence ATGAGCATGCTGACTCCCCCCGGCATGGGCGGAAAGTACCGCATCACGGGTTCCAAGTACCCGAAGATGCGCCGCCCCCGTAATCGCCGCAGGATCGTGCTCGCGGCTGTCACCGCGGTCGCCGCACTCGGCCTGGCGGGCTGGGGAACGGCGCAGCTCATCGACGTCTTCTCGGGCGACGGCGGAAAGAGCACGACGACCGCGGGTCACGAGCCCGGCTGCGAGCCGACCGCCTCGGCCTCCCCGGCGACACCCGTCAAGGCGCTGCCCAGGCCCGGCCAGATCACCGTCAACGTCTACAACGCGACGACGCGGGGCGGGCTGGCCAAGACCACGGCCGACGAGCTGGAGAAGCGCGGCTTCGTCATCGGCAAGGTGGGCAACGCGCCGGAGACCTACGACAAGAAGGTCCCCGGCTCCGGGATCCTGCTGGGCGCCCCGACGGCGTCGGACAGCGCGCTGACCGTCCTCGGCACCCAGCTGAAGGGGGCCACGCCGAAGACCGACACCCGCAAGTCCAAGGATGTCGATCTGATCATCGGTACGGCCTTCAAGGCGCTGAACGTACAGAAGGACGCCGATCAGGCGCTGGCCACCCTCAGCGCGCCCGCGAAGCCGTCCTCGACGTGCGGGGACAAGCAGCACCGTACGGCCCAGCGCTGA
- a CDS encoding HhH-GPD-type base excision DNA repair protein — protein MSTTIHLAQQPEADALLGRSPLAALVGMLLDQQVPMEWAFSGPWTLAVRMGRDDLDAHEIAGHDPDTFTELFTRKPAVHRYPGSMAKRVQQLCQYLVEHYDGDPTAIWRDVATGTEVRDRLGELPGFGRQKSQIFLALLGKRFGVRPEGWRKAAGPYGDEGSYRSAADITGPESLAKVRAFKQEAKRAAKAAKPRKD, from the coding sequence ATGAGCACCACCATCCATCTCGCACAACAGCCCGAGGCCGACGCCCTGCTCGGCCGCAGTCCACTGGCCGCGCTCGTCGGCATGCTGCTGGACCAGCAGGTCCCGATGGAATGGGCCTTCAGCGGCCCCTGGACGCTGGCCGTACGCATGGGACGCGACGATCTGGACGCCCACGAGATCGCCGGCCACGACCCCGACACCTTCACCGAACTGTTCACGCGCAAGCCCGCCGTACACCGCTATCCGGGCTCCATGGCCAAGCGCGTGCAGCAGCTCTGCCAGTACCTGGTCGAGCACTACGACGGCGACCCCACCGCGATCTGGCGTGATGTCGCCACCGGCACCGAGGTGCGCGACCGGCTGGGCGAGCTGCCCGGCTTCGGCCGGCAGAAGTCGCAGATCTTCCTGGCACTGCTCGGCAAGCGGTTCGGGGTACGCCCGGAGGGCTGGCGGAAGGCGGCGGGCCCGTACGGGGACGAGGGCTCGTACCGCTCGGCGGCGGACATCACGGGGCCCGAATCGCTCGCCAAGGTACGGGCGTTCAAGCAGGAGGCGAAGCGCGCGGCGAAGGCGGCGAAGCCGAGGAAGGACTGA
- a CDS encoding family 2 encapsulin nanocompartment cargo protein terpene cyclase: MTQPFELPDFYLAYPARLNPHLEEAREHSKQWARDMGMLEGSGVWEESDLDSHDYALLCAYTHPDCDGPALSLVTDWYVWVFFFDDHFLEVYKRPQDREGGKAYLDRLAAFMPMDLSAGFPEPTNPVEAGLADLWARTVPSMSLGWRRRFAESTENLLNESDWELANINAERVSNPVEYIEMRRKVGGAPWSAGLIEYATGAEIPAALADSRPLRVLKDTFSDGVHLRNDLFSYQREIEEEGELSNGVLVLETFLGCTTQEAADAVNDLITSRIHQFENTALTELGPLFAEKGVDPQGAADTLAYVKGLQDWQSGGHEWHMRSSRYMNGAGDGTGGGGALFSMTPVGLGTSASDLVRSIGVGAPARARSHSHIPFQRVGPSRLPDFEMPFALSLSPHLEHSRDHVAEWAHRMGILEAQPGMPGSDVWDEERLRRIDLPLCSAGIHPDATAEGLDLTSDWLAWGTYGDDYFPVVYGNARDLAGAKACNERLSLFMPLDDVTATPPPATGLERGLADLWARTAGPMEPEGRRTFRKAVEDMTASWLWELANQAQNRIPDPVDYIEMRRQTFGSDMTMSLSRLSHGRQVPPEIYRTGPMRSLENAAQDYACLLNDVFSYQKEIEFEGEVHNGLLVVQNFFNCDYPTALRIIDDLMKSRMRQFQHVAANELPVLYDDFDLDQDARAVLDGYVKELENWLSGILNWHHGCKRYKEPELLEDRAGITRWLPPVPSGLGVSATRIQLPGWEPTRLSAGPVPHMAS; encoded by the coding sequence GTGACGCAACCCTTCGAACTGCCGGATTTCTACCTGGCCTATCCGGCTCGGCTCAATCCCCACCTGGAGGAGGCCAGGGAGCATTCCAAGCAGTGGGCCAGGGACATGGGAATGCTGGAGGGATCGGGCGTCTGGGAGGAGTCCGACCTCGACTCCCACGACTACGCCCTGCTCTGCGCCTACACCCACCCCGACTGCGACGGACCGGCGTTGTCGCTGGTCACCGACTGGTACGTGTGGGTCTTCTTCTTCGACGACCACTTCCTTGAGGTCTACAAGCGGCCCCAGGACCGCGAGGGCGGCAAGGCGTACCTCGACCGGCTCGCCGCCTTCATGCCGATGGATCTGTCCGCCGGATTCCCCGAGCCGACCAACCCGGTCGAGGCCGGACTCGCCGACCTCTGGGCGCGTACGGTCCCGAGCATGTCGCTGGGGTGGCGCCGGCGGTTCGCCGAGTCGACCGAGAATCTGCTCAACGAGTCCGACTGGGAACTGGCCAACATCAACGCGGAGCGGGTGTCCAACCCCGTCGAGTACATCGAGATGCGCCGCAAGGTCGGCGGCGCGCCCTGGTCGGCCGGGCTCATCGAGTACGCGACGGGCGCCGAGATCCCGGCGGCCCTCGCCGACTCCAGGCCGCTGCGGGTGCTGAAGGACACGTTCTCGGACGGCGTCCACCTCCGCAACGACCTGTTCTCGTACCAGCGGGAGATCGAGGAGGAGGGCGAGCTGAGCAATGGCGTGCTCGTCCTGGAGACCTTCCTCGGCTGCACGACCCAGGAGGCGGCCGACGCCGTCAACGACCTGATCACCTCCCGTATCCACCAGTTCGAGAACACCGCGCTGACGGAGCTGGGCCCCCTCTTCGCGGAGAAGGGCGTCGACCCCCAGGGCGCCGCCGACACCCTCGCCTATGTGAAGGGGCTCCAGGACTGGCAGTCCGGCGGCCATGAGTGGCACATGCGTTCCAGCCGCTACATGAACGGCGCCGGGGACGGGACGGGCGGGGGCGGTGCGCTGTTCTCCATGACGCCCGTCGGGCTCGGCACGTCGGCCTCCGACCTGGTGCGCTCCATCGGCGTGGGCGCGCCGGCGCGGGCCCGCAGCCACAGCCACATCCCGTTCCAGCGGGTCGGGCCCTCGCGGCTGCCCGACTTCGAGATGCCGTTCGCGCTGAGCCTCAGCCCGCATCTGGAGCACTCACGGGACCATGTCGCCGAGTGGGCCCACCGCATGGGCATCCTGGAGGCGCAGCCGGGCATGCCCGGCTCCGACGTCTGGGACGAGGAGCGGCTGCGCCGGATCGATCTGCCGCTCTGCTCCGCCGGTATCCATCCGGACGCCACGGCGGAGGGGCTCGATCTGACCTCCGACTGGCTCGCCTGGGGGACGTACGGGGACGACTACTTCCCGGTCGTGTACGGAAACGCGCGCGACCTGGCGGGCGCCAAGGCGTGCAACGAGCGGCTGTCGCTGTTCATGCCGCTGGACGACGTCACCGCGACCCCGCCGCCGGCCACCGGTCTTGAGCGCGGGCTGGCCGACCTGTGGGCGCGTACGGCGGGTCCGATGGAGCCGGAAGGGCGGCGTACGTTCCGCAAGGCCGTCGAGGACATGACCGCCAGCTGGCTGTGGGAACTGGCCAACCAGGCGCAGAATCGTATCCCCGATCCCGTCGACTACATCGAGATGCGCCGCCAGACCTTCGGCTCCGACATGACGATGAGTCTGTCCCGGCTGAGCCACGGCAGGCAGGTGCCGCCCGAGATCTACCGGACGGGTCCGATGCGCTCCCTGGAGAACGCGGCGCAGGACTACGCCTGTCTGCTGAACGACGTCTTCTCGTACCAGAAGGAGATCGAGTTCGAGGGCGAGGTGCACAACGGGCTGCTCGTCGTGCAGAACTTCTTCAACTGCGACTATCCGACGGCCCTGCGGATCATCGACGATCTGATGAAGTCGCGCATGCGCCAGTTCCAGCATGTCGCTGCCAACGAACTTCCGGTGCTGTACGACGACTTCGACCTCGACCAGGACGCGCGCGCGGTGCTGGACGGCTATGTGAAGGAGCTGGAGAACTGGCTCTCCGGCATCCTCAACTGGCACCACGGCTGCAAGCGTTACAAGGAGCCCGAGCTGTTGGAGGACCGGGCGGGCATCACCCGCTGGCTGCCGCCCGTCCCCAGCGGCCTCGGCGTGTCGGCGACGCGGATCCAGCTGCCCGGGTGGGAGCCGACCCGGCTTTCGGCGGGGCCGGTGCCTCATATGGCGTCGTAA
- a CDS encoding GNAT family N-acetyltransferase, translating to MAVEVSDVPEARRYEARVDGESKVAGVAEYIRTAELVAFVHTEVSPEYEGRGVGSALARIALDEARAANLRVLATCPFFAGWIARHPEYQDLLYQSRSKVSD from the coding sequence ATGGCAGTGGAAGTGAGTGACGTTCCCGAGGCCAGGCGGTACGAGGCCCGGGTCGACGGAGAGTCCAAGGTCGCGGGCGTCGCGGAGTACATCCGTACGGCGGAACTCGTCGCGTTCGTACACACCGAGGTCTCGCCGGAGTACGAGGGCCGGGGAGTCGGATCAGCGCTGGCCCGCATCGCCCTCGACGAGGCGCGTGCCGCGAACCTGCGGGTGCTCGCCACCTGCCCGTTCTTCGCGGGGTGGATCGCCCGGCACCCCGAGTACCAGGACCTGCTGTACCAGTCCCGCAGCAAGGTCAGCGACTGA
- a CDS encoding (4Fe-4S)-binding protein codes for MSGGTEKKAYEGRSITVTFEARRCLHAAECVDGLPEVFDTAKRPWIRPDAAEAERLAEVVRRCPSGALRYELVDGGSETPDRPTQLRATPPDS; via the coding sequence ATGAGCGGCGGAACCGAGAAGAAGGCGTACGAGGGCCGGTCGATCACCGTGACCTTCGAGGCCAGGCGCTGCTTGCACGCCGCCGAATGCGTCGACGGCCTGCCGGAGGTCTTCGACACGGCCAAGCGCCCGTGGATCCGGCCCGACGCTGCCGAGGCCGAGCGCCTGGCCGAAGTGGTGCGGCGCTGTCCTTCGGGTGCGCTGCGGTACGAACTCGTGGACGGCGGGTCGGAGACCCCGGACCGGCCCACGCAACTGCGCGCAACTCCACCGGACAGCTGA
- a CDS encoding 3-oxoacyl-[acyl-carrier-protein] synthase III C-terminal domain-containing protein, which translates to MASGDALYGRVGAVPSPPARSAVLTAVAGRVPGDRSTGVVSGDGAGAALIGAGGPGDPGGLPAFDLGSDGTGYGQVTVEGGGSRARSLPGPAAEGDQYVRMRGQTVYQHAVERMTGSCRSLPRTVGWNADQVDHFVPHQANGRIPRSVAERPGIAEERCVVPLDRVGNTGAASLPPALADGTARERFRAGDRMLLTAFGGGLTWGTAAPRRPRT; encoded by the coding sequence TTGGCGAGCGGAGACGCGCTGTACGGGCGGGTGGGGGCGGTGCCGTCCCCGCCCGCCCGGTCGGCTGTCCTGACGGCCGTCGCGGGACGGGTGCCGGGGGACCGCTCGACCGGCGTGGTGTCCGGCGACGGCGCCGGAGCCGCGCTCATCGGCGCGGGCGGCCCCGGGGACCCGGGCGGGCTGCCCGCCTTCGACCTGGGCAGCGACGGTACGGGCTACGGCCAGGTGACCGTGGAGGGCGGCGGGTCGCGGGCGCGGTCGCTGCCCGGTCCGGCGGCCGAGGGGGACCAGTACGTCCGGATGCGCGGCCAGACTGTTTATCAGCACGCGGTTGAGCGAATGACCGGTTCATGCCGCTCCCTGCCGCGCACGGTCGGCTGGAACGCCGACCAGGTCGACCACTTCGTACCGCACCAGGCCAACGGCCGGATCCCGCGCTCCGTCGCCGAGCGGCCGGGGATCGCCGAGGAGCGCTGCGTCGTCCCTCTCGACCGGGTGGGCAACACGGGCGCGGCCTCCCTCCCGCCGGCCCTGGCGGACGGGACGGCGCGCGAGCGGTTCCGCGCGGGTGACCGGATGCTGCTGACCGCCTTCGGCGGCGGCCTGACCTGGGGTACGGCGGCGCCGCGCCGGCCGCGGACGTGA
- a CDS encoding M28 family metallopeptidase produces the protein MTATSRGFVAVAAATALAAPLLLSASSPASARPHDPARDAARLAKELVRDSSAKSAHQHLKKFQAIAEANDGNRAAGTPGHDQSASYVYGLLKKAGYKVSYETFDITYIETLAEKLAVTSPTPREVGISAMSYTASTPEGGITADIATVPVDATTGCEATDYASGDYTGRIALIQRGGCTFAEKQKEAGAAGAVGALVYNNVPGPLGGTLGDPAAGVVPTGALSQEDGQALAAEAAEGPVTVDLEIRQFQEQRPTRNVVAETKGGRSDRTVMLGAHLDSVTEGPGINDNGSGSAGLLEVALKLARTHEKPANKVRFAWWSAEELGLLGAEDYVNGLTDKQRSDIALYLNFDMIASPNYAQFVYDGDGSDSEDAEPGPAGSAQLEKGISDFLGGKRIPHEGTAFDGRSDYGPFIEIGIPAGGTFTGAEGVKTEEQAKRYGGEAGVAYDKCYHSACDDLSNISMKAFDINIGVIANAVGTYAHDLRPLSLPAARPSVRSLAKTDAATHAEGHTPAS, from the coding sequence GTGACCGCAACGTCCCGCGGATTCGTGGCAGTCGCCGCCGCGACCGCGCTCGCCGCCCCCCTGCTGCTCTCCGCCTCCTCCCCGGCCTCCGCGCGCCCGCACGACCCGGCCAGGGACGCGGCGAGGCTCGCGAAGGAGCTGGTACGCGACTCGTCCGCGAAGAGCGCCCACCAGCACCTGAAGAAGTTCCAGGCCATCGCGGAGGCGAACGACGGCAACCGCGCCGCGGGCACGCCGGGCCACGATCAGAGCGCCTCGTACGTCTACGGCCTCCTCAAGAAGGCCGGTTACAAGGTCTCGTACGAGACCTTCGACATCACCTACATCGAGACGCTCGCTGAGAAGCTCGCGGTCACCTCGCCGACGCCGCGCGAGGTCGGGATCTCCGCGATGTCGTACACCGCGTCCACCCCGGAGGGCGGCATCACGGCCGATATCGCCACCGTCCCGGTCGACGCGACCACGGGATGCGAGGCGACCGACTACGCATCCGGCGACTACACGGGCCGGATCGCGCTCATCCAGCGCGGCGGCTGCACCTTCGCCGAGAAGCAGAAGGAGGCCGGCGCGGCGGGCGCGGTCGGCGCCCTCGTCTACAACAACGTCCCCGGCCCGCTCGGCGGCACCCTCGGCGACCCGGCCGCCGGCGTCGTACCGACCGGCGCCCTCAGCCAGGAGGACGGCCAGGCGCTCGCCGCCGAAGCCGCCGAGGGGCCGGTCACGGTCGACCTGGAGATCCGCCAGTTCCAGGAGCAGCGCCCGACACGCAACGTGGTGGCGGAGACGAAGGGCGGCAGGTCCGACCGTACGGTCATGCTCGGCGCCCACCTCGACTCGGTCACCGAGGGCCCCGGCATCAACGACAACGGCTCGGGCTCGGCCGGACTGCTCGAAGTCGCCCTCAAGCTGGCCAGGACGCACGAGAAGCCGGCGAACAAGGTGCGCTTCGCCTGGTGGTCGGCGGAGGAGCTGGGCCTGCTCGGCGCCGAGGACTACGTCAACGGGCTGACCGACAAGCAGCGCTCCGACATCGCGCTGTACTTGAACTTCGACATGATCGCCTCCCCCAACTACGCCCAGTTCGTCTACGACGGCGACGGTTCGGACAGCGAGGACGCGGAGCCGGGTCCGGCGGGCTCGGCCCAACTGGAGAAGGGCATCAGCGACTTCCTCGGCGGCAAGAGGATCCCGCACGAGGGCACCGCCTTCGACGGCCGCTCCGACTACGGCCCCTTCATCGAGATCGGCATCCCGGCGGGCGGCACCTTCACCGGGGCCGAGGGCGTCAAGACCGAGGAGCAGGCGAAGCGGTACGGCGGCGAGGCGGGGGTGGCGTACGACAAGTGCTACCACTCGGCCTGTGACGACCTGTCCAACATCAGCATGAAGGCGTTCGACATCAACATCGGCGTCATCGCGAACGCCGTGGGCACCTACGCACACGACCTCCGTCCGCTGAGTCTCCCGGCCGCCCGGCCGTCGGTGCGCTCGCTCGCGAAGACGGACGCCGCCACGCACGCCGAGGGCCACACGCCGGCGTCGTAG
- the upp gene encoding uracil phosphoribosyltransferase, with protein MRIHVVDHPLVAHKLTTLRDRRTDSPTFRRLADELVTLLAYEATRDVRTEQVDIQTPVQGTTGVKLSHPRPLVVPILRAGLGMLDGMVRLLPTAEVGFLGMIRNEETLQASTYATRMPEDLSGRQVYVLDPMLATGGTLVAAIRELIKRGADDVTAVVLLAAPEGVEVMERELAGTPVTVVTAAVDERLNESGYIVPGLGDAGDRMYGTVD; from the coding sequence ATGCGGATTCATGTCGTCGACCACCCGCTGGTGGCGCACAAACTCACCACGCTGCGCGATCGGCGCACCGACTCCCCGACCTTCCGGCGCCTCGCCGACGAGCTGGTCACCCTGCTCGCGTACGAGGCCACCCGGGACGTACGGACCGAACAGGTCGACATCCAGACCCCTGTGCAGGGTACGACGGGGGTGAAGCTCTCCCACCCGCGCCCGCTGGTCGTCCCGATCCTCCGGGCCGGCCTGGGCATGCTGGACGGCATGGTGCGGCTGCTGCCCACCGCCGAGGTGGGCTTCCTGGGGATGATCCGTAACGAGGAGACGCTCCAGGCGTCCACGTACGCCACCCGGATGCCCGAGGACCTCTCGGGACGCCAGGTGTACGTCCTCGACCCGATGCTGGCGACCGGCGGCACGCTGGTCGCGGCGATCCGCGAGCTGATCAAGCGCGGCGCGGACGATGTGACCGCCGTCGTGCTGCTCGCGGCGCCCGAGGGCGTCGAGGTGATGGAACGTGAGCTGGCGGGCACCCCGGTGACCGTCGTCACGGCCGCGGTGGACGAGCGGCTCAACGAGAGCGGCTACATCGTCCCGGGGCTGGGTGACGCCGGAGACCGTATGTACGGGACCGTCGACTAG
- a CDS encoding type II toxin-antitoxin system VapB family antitoxin, with the protein MIFKRIGNGRPYPDHGRESTRQWADVAPRPVRLDQLVTTKGQLDLETLLAEDSTFYGDLFAHVVKWQGDLYLEDGLHRAVRAALQQRQVLHARVLELDLG; encoded by the coding sequence GTGATCTTCAAGCGCATCGGTAACGGGCGGCCCTATCCCGACCACGGCCGGGAATCCACCCGACAGTGGGCGGATGTCGCGCCCCGCCCGGTCCGCCTCGATCAGTTGGTGACGACGAAGGGTCAGCTGGACCTGGAGACGCTGCTCGCCGAGGACTCCACGTTCTACGGCGACCTCTTCGCGCACGTCGTGAAGTGGCAGGGCGATCTCTATCTGGAGGACGGTCTGCACCGCGCGGTCCGCGCCGCGCTCCAGCAGCGTCAGGTGCTGCACGCGCGCGTGCTGGAACTGGACCTGGGCTGA